In the genome of Montipora foliosa isolate CH-2021 chromosome 3, ASM3666993v2, whole genome shotgun sequence, one region contains:
- the LOC137997887 gene encoding calmodulin-binding transcription activator 1-like, with product MTAEQESRLQSSSPDIALPEKLAKIKKADNLPAIKYKWNGNEEVLSFLTSFSNHKAWVSSDVPDRPENGSMFLFDRSKVKNYRKDGYTWKKRRSGNTIREDHTRLKVNGVECLSVLYTHSALVPTFHRRCYWMLQNPQIVLVHYLNLVEECSKPITVSVYTSPESQDDISQQLDAIYSGVSEDVKPDVTVSEESPPASPSSSEEGEAVSSKGKKTRKRNKSVYKISISPNKSLQPKAKEGKLRIKMIKVTKNDQGRLTVTGHREGSPSLEDDTLPKEGNGDHRQNTSQSAFSSLSRDCHIFDSGAQNLSQLQSPGDVSILSVVPMVTNSSASTLSYQLQNLTNSTRNVTSTSNSQFLPQNQISNEIQINQLSQESCHTGGIQWNSIFIHPRVAELGSSPSSDYGSYMSDAGTRLSFSGSDSVIGGIPAQNIPDSDQCVFNGPFRVPLPVDRDCQSRFTDSAKSDEILSRQSQSGSCTVTDSAPGVSQPSNSGEDTVDMTDLTPLDSLEFDDMFEYDLSHVMPECFTDCLKSPPKENESVPTTLASVCLEPSFSSAVNATSSPSTPTLFTSGSQIAQQSGSFAQGTTCGVSSATYVFVKPVSPNRSSVVTPCFANVSKNSLTCTSGISEVNSSQALDVGRRESSEITMSGVTETRTVSDSTPNQISLVQSSAQTFNRQSAAPLPNDVNNNYSRTADRGKITVTHSSHPESLVVPGSARISDFSPEWCYPEGGAKVLITGEWRTEQGVFTCLFDGCSVPAVLYQLGVLRCFCPPHDPGLVTLQVACNGFIVSNACVFEYRTRDSPVGNASCHEWLATDDDRFKLALLDRLERLESRRNARETNNFSNEKQGKQCRTFEERLIVACEVLQHASGDDKNSARGTKPFRGMTLLHLSAALGYNRLVCVLLKFWRQSKSGLVRDELNPLRKDEFGCTPLIWACALGQTVTTLTLLETEPKALLEPDARGRMPLQLARDRGFLDVVDLIEDFVVSMPNRRFFVEVVHDSEGSPSPEASSCEGSPQPLSLAPNSGPFLAAHGDTPMAERAGSPMFVDEEEDTEQLQMSIRPVNTLAKTLVQIHSMINEAEQEAELGHRLPGHLSPLQENAELVTSGTWGATMRLRSFSSASSQSSPLTPCSSKSSLSPGSPGFLNSPHSSPAGPDTTEFQEFISSSRKMLERDLSDLTLTDREQRELYEAAKIIQNAYRNYKTRRHQQQQEIEAAILIQHHYRRYKEYIAFKKMTRAALIIQSQYRTYREHERFKKSRRAAAIIQNSFRSYRERRRSSQRRREQRLCKRQEARFIQLASNRSKES from the exons ATGACAGCCGAGCAGGAATCTAGGTTGCAGTCAAGCTCCCCAGATATCGCTTTGCCCGAAAAATTAGCGAAAATCAAGAAAGCGGATAACTTGCCGGCCATAAAATACAAATGGAACGGTAACGAG gaAGTCCTCTCCTTTCTGACAAGTTTTAGCAACCATAAAGCTTGGGTATCCAGTGATGTTCCAGACAG GCCGGAAAATGGATCCATGTTTCTTTTTGATCGGAGCAAG GTGAAAAACTATCGCAAGGATGGCTACACTTGGAAGAAGAGAAGGTCAGGAAATACCATTCGGGAGGACCACACCCGACTGAAGGTCAATGGAGTCGAG TGTCTTAGTGTGCTGTACACTCATTCTGCTCTCGTGCCGACATTTCATCGTCGATGCTATTGGATGCTTCAG AATCCGCAAATAGTTTTGGTTCATTACTTGAATTTGGTGGAAGAATGCAGCAAACCTATCACAGTGTCAGTGTACACATCGCCCGAGAGCCAAGACGATATCTCTCAGCAATTGGATGCCATCT ATTCTGGCGTTTCCGAGGATGTCAAACCCGATGTCACG GTTTCTGAAGAGAGTCCGCCGGCATCACCATCTTCCTCTGAGGAAGGCGAGGCAGTTTCATCTAAAGGAAAAAAGACTCGAAAACGTAACAAATCAGTGTATAAGATCTCCATTTCACCTAACAAAAGCCTTCAGCCAAAAGCCAAGGAAGGAAAACTGCGCATAAAAATGATCAAAGTCACCAAAAACGATCAAGGGCGTTTAACTGTAACGGGGCATAGAGAAGGTTCGCCTTCGCTAGAAGATGACACCCTACCTAAGGAAGGGAACGGTGATCACCGTCAAAACACGAGTCAGTCAGCGTTTTCCTCATTATCACGTGATTGTCACATTTTTGACAGCGGCGCGCAAAACTTATCTCAGCTACAGTCTCCGGGAGACGTGTCCATACTTTCTGTCGTTCCCATGGTAACAAATTCGTCTGCGTCCACGTTGTCATATCAATTGCAGAATTTGACAAACAGCACCAGAAATGTCACTTCGACGTCAAATTCTCAGTTTTTGCCTCAGAATCAGATTTCGAATGAAATACAGATTAACCAACTCTCTCAAGAGTCTTGTCATACCGGTGGAATCCAGTGGAATTCGATCTTTATTCACCCTCGCGTAGCCGAGTTAGGAAGCAGTCCATCCAGCGATTATGGAAGTTATATGTCTGATGCTGGAACCCGGCTTAGTTTCTCGGGATCCGATTCCGTGATTGGCGGGATTCCCGCTCAAAATATCCCGGACTCGGATCAGTGCGTGTTTAATGGTCCGTTTCGAGTTCCCCTTCCCGTCGATCGAGATTGCCAATCACGATTCACTGATTCAGCGAAAAGTGATGAAATATTGTCCCGTCAAAGCCAATCCGGAAGTTGTACTGTGACGGATTCTGCGCCTGGAGTATCCCAACCTTCTAACAGCGGTGAGGATACTGTGGACATGACTGACTTAACACCTTTAGATTCTCTCGAGTTTGATGACATGTTCGAATACGATTTAAGCCATGTCATGCCAGAGTGTTTCACAGATTGCCTTAAATCGCCACCAAAAGAGAACGAAAGTGTTCCTACAACGCTCGCTAGCGTTTGCCTCGAGCCGAGCTTCTCTTCAGCTGTGAACGCAACGTCGTCTCCTTCCACGCCGACTTTGTTTACTTCCGGCAGCCAAATCGCACAGCAATCCGGCAGTTTTGCTCAAGGTACCACATGCGGTGTATCATCCGCTACTTACGTATTTGTTAAACCCGTCAGTCCGAATAGAAGCTCTGTTGTGACGCCATGTTTTGCTAACGTTAGCAAGAACTCTCTGACGTGTACATCCGGGATCTCAGAAGTGAATAGCTCCCAGGCTTTGGACGTTGGAAGGAGAGAATCAAGCGAGATAACCATGTCAGGTGTCACCGAAACTCGGACAGTTTCAGATAGTACGCCAAACCAAATTTCGCTTGTTCAATCTTCGGCGCAAACATTTAACCGTCAATCCGCTGCCCCATTGCCCAATGACGTAAACAATAACTATTCTCGTACAGCCGATAGAGGGAAAATCACTGTTACGCATTCTTCGCATCCAGAGAGTCTTGTCGTTCCAGGGTCCGCTCGCATCTCTGATTTTTCTCCCGAGTGGTGTTACCCAGAAGGTGGAGCGAAAGTTTTGATAACCGGCGAATGGAGAACGGAGCAGGGCGTCTTCACGTGTTTGTTTGACGGTTGTAGCGTGCCCGCGGTCCTTTATCAACTGGGCGTCCTTCGATGTTTTTGTCCGCCGCACGATCCCGGCCTAGTTACTCTTCAGGTGGCCTGCAACGGGTTTATCGTCAGCAACGCATGCGTGTTTGAGTACCGCACACGTGATTCGCCGGTCGGCAACGCGAGCTGTCACGAGTGGCTCGCGACCGATGACGACCGGTTTAAACTGGCTTTACTGGATCGCTTGGAGAGACTAGAGTCCAGGCGCAATGCCAGGGAAACAAATAACTTCAGCAATGAAAAACAAGGGAAGCAATGCAGGACGTTCGAGGAGCGGCTCATTGTTGCTTGCGAGGTTCTGCAGCACGCATCAGGTGACGACAAAAACTCAGCGCGAGGCACGAAGCCATTCCGAGGAATGACACTCCTTCATTTGTCTGCTGCGTTGGGCTACAACAGACTTGTGTGTGTTCTGCTCaaattttggcgccaaagtAAAAGCGGGCTGGTTAGAGATGAATTAAACCCGCTCAGGAAGGACGAGTTTGGTTGTACGCCTCTTATTTGGGCATGCGCATTGGGTCAGACTGTCACCACGTTAACGTTGTTGGAGACCGAGCCCAAAGCGTTGCTGGAACCTGATGCACGGGGTCGCATGCCACTGCAGCTGGCAAGAGACAGGGGCTTCCTTGATGTCGTGGACTTAATCGAAGATTTCGTCGTGTCCATGCCAAATAG GCGCTTTTTTGTGGAGGTGGTTCACGATTCAGAGGGTTCTCCATCACCTGAGGCCTCGTCTTGTGAGGGCTCCCCTCAGCCTCTATCCCTGGCTCCTAACTCTGGTCCCTTTCTGGCGGCCCATGGGGACACCCCAATGGCGGAAAGAGCGGGCTCTCCAATGTTCGTTGATGAGGAGGAAGATACAGAGCAGCTGCAGATGAGTATAAGGCCAGTCAATACTCTAGCGAAAACGTTAGTTCAGATACACTCGATGATTAACGAAGCCGAACAAGAAGCAGAACTCGGTCATCGCCTGCCCGGACATTTGTCACCTCTTCAAGAAAACGCCGAGCTCGTTACATCCGGGACTTGGGGCGCGACAATGAGGCTGCGCAGCTTCAGTTCAGCTTCGTCCCAGTCTTCCCCTCTGACGCCTTGCTCTTCCAAATCTTCGCTCTCTCCAGGCTCTCCTGGCTTCTTAAATTCGCCCCATTCTTCCCCTGCCGGGCCGGATACGACTGAATTCCAAGAATTCATCTCAAGCTCTCGTAAGATGCTGGAAAGAGATTTGTCAGACTTGACTTTGACTGATCGAGAGCAGCGGGAGCTTTATGAAGCTGCTAAGATTATTCAGAACGCATACAGAAACTACAAG ACGAGACGCCATCAACAGCAGCAAGAAATCGAGGCAGCCATCTTAATTCAACATCACTACCGCAGATATAAAGAG